In Tribolium castaneum strain GA2 chromosome 4, icTriCast1.1, whole genome shotgun sequence, one DNA window encodes the following:
- the LOC663773 gene encoding glutamate receptor ionotropic, kainate 2: MLLLLFFYFTSFHTPTGSQTQNLRIGGLFQHETEQKAFHLATDLINAKYKDSSIRLIPDSHLIDNYNAYTTYLTTCELLQKGVIAIFGPSSIHSSPAIQTILDRKEIPHVETYFDRKLSRHDCLLNLHPHPSVMSQAYLEIVNKWGWRSLVVIYDSEESLAKLGLFAASCKQRVTLSRLELDMYDTFRTSLTSIKKTGETNFILECSVDILEAVLKQAQQVGMMTERHSYIITKLDLQTIDLAPFQYSEANITGFRIFNPENAEIMSLADQIYTQEKYKGIPSGWLLRHQTALLIDSVDLLHQAVLDLTLSEQVVIQSQTLYCNTSNNWDSGHTIVNYMKGQTIKGLTGVVHFDNEGFRRDFTLDILELSLGGLLRIGAWSFFSGLSLNRPPNLSKVKIVDDANLVNKTFTVITCLTTPYGMLKETTQQLFGNDRFEGFGIDLMDELSKMLGFNYTIIIQEDGYNGNYNQTTGEWNGLIGAILSGKADLAIADLTVTAEREAVVDFTLQFMNLGISILYKKPKPVPPSLFMFVSPFSYTVWILLVVTYFLVSMCFFVMGRLSPSEWTNPFPCVEEPEYLINQFSIRNSLWFTIGSLMQQGTELAPIGISTRTGAGVWWFFTLIMVSSYTANLAAFLTVETLVTPFSNVKELSEQTEIKYGAKRGGATANFFKNAGNDSVRSRIWHFMATHDEEMTESNDEGVERTEEKHYAFFMESTTIEYVIERHCSLASVGAPLDDKGYAIAMKKNSSYRNDLSAAILRLQETGKIAQLKEKWWKEKRGASNCGAQKSESAATPLNLQNVGGVFLVLFLGTGLGFCISFVELALRVYSTTKKTDQQFRKELIEEIKFFIRFKKNVKSVKPETH; the protein is encoded by the exons ATGTTacttttgctgtttttttattttacgagCTTTCACACACCAACGGGGTCACAAACCCAAAATCTTCGCATAG GAGGTCTATTTCAGCATGAGACCGAGCAAAAAGCGTTTCATCTCGCTACGGACCTCATCAATGCCAAATACAAGGATTCGTCCATCAGACTAATCCCAGACTCCCATCTCATTGACAATTACAACGCCTACACCACCTATCTCACCACTTGCGAGCTTTTGCAAAAGGGCGTTATTGCGATTTTTGGGCCCAGCTCCATTCACTCATCCCCAGCCATTCAGACAATCCTCGACCGGAAGGAAATACCTCACGTTGAGACCTACTTTGACCGCAAACTCTCGAGACACGACTGTTTGCTAAACCTACACCCACATCCGTCGGTTATGAGCCAAGCGTATCTCGAAATTGTCAATAAATGGGGCTGGAGAAGTCTCGTTGTGATTTACGACTCAGAGGAGAGTCTCGCAAAGTTGGGCCTTTTCGCGGCGTCTTGCAAGCAAAGAGTGACGCTAAGTCGGCTTGAATTAGACATGTACGACACATTCAGGACGAGTTTGActagtattaaaaaaaccggcgaaacgaattttattttggaatgTTCCGTTGATATTTTGGAGGCGGTTCTTAAGCAAGCACAACAAGTGGGAATGATGACGGAACGTCACAGTTATATCATCACTAAACTTGATTTGCAAACAATAGATCTGGCACCGTTCCAATACTCTGAAGCCAACATCACCGGA TTCCGGATCTTTAATCCCGAAAATGCCGAGATTATGAGCTTGGCCGACCAGATTTATACGCAAGAGAAGTACAAAGGGATTCCCTCTGGGTGGTTATTGAGACACCAAACGGCCCTTTTGATCGATTCAGTCGATTTGTTGCACCAAGCAGTGCTAGATTTAACGCTTTCGGAACAAGTGGTCATCCAAAGTCAGACCTTGTACTGCAATACGTCCAACAATTGGGACAGTGGCCACACTATAGTCAACTACATGAAAGGA CAAACTATCAAAGGACTCACCGGAGTTGTCCACTTTGACAACGAAGGTTTCCGGCGAGACTTTACTCTAGATATTTTGGAATTGTCACTTGGTGGATTGCTACGAATTGGTGCTTGGTCTTTTTTCAGTGGTTTAAGTCTTAATCGGCCCCCGAATCTCTCAAAAGTCAAAATCGTGGACGATGCAAATCTTGTAAATAAAACCTTCACTGTTATTACATGCTTG ACTACTCCCTATGGCATGTTGAAGGAAACAACGCAACAGCTTTTTGGCAATGACCGGTTTGAAGGCTTCGGCATTGACCTAATGGACGAGTTGTCCAAAATGCTGGGTTTCAACTACACCATCATAATCCAGGAAGATGGTTACAACGGCAATTACAACCAAACTACGGGAGAATGGAACGGTTTAATTGGTGCAATTTTGAGTGGC AAAGCTGACTTGGCAATTGCCGATTTGACTGTGACGGCGGAACGCGAAGCTGTCGTCGATTTCACCCTCCAGTTCATGAATTTGGGAATTTCAATCCTgtataaaaaaccaaaacctGTACCTCCAAGTCTCTTTATGTTTGTTTCGCCTTTTTCCTACACAGTTTGGATTTTACTGGTGGTGACGTATTTCCTAGTCtcaatgtgtttttttgtgaTGGGGCGGTTGTCCCCCAGTGAGTGGACGAACCCTTTCCCTTGCGTGGAAGAGCCCGAATATCTGATCAACCAGTTCAGTATCAGGAACAGTTTGTGGTTTACGATCGGCAGTTTGATGCAACAGGGAACAGAGCTGGCACCAAT CGGGATTTCGACAAGAACCGGGGCCGGGGTTTGGTGGTTTTTTACTCTGATTATGGTTTCATCATACACTGCTAACTTGGCCGCTTTCCTCACCGTTGAAACACTGGTTACACCTTTCAGTAATGTCAAGGAGCTGTCGGAACAAACCGAGATTAAATACGGGGCGAAAAGAGGTGGAGCGACtgctaattttttcaaa AACGCAGGGAATGACAGTGTGCGCAGCCGAATTTGGCACTTTATGGCCACGCATGACGAAGAAATGACTGAGAGTAATGACGAAGGGGTGGAGCGAACTGAGGAGAAACATTACGCTTTTTTTATGGAGTCTACGACCATTGAATATGTTATTGAACGGCACTGCTCTTTGGCCAGTGTTGGGGCGCCTTTAGACGACAAAGGCTATGCCATtgctatgaaaaaaa ATTCGTCATACAGAAATGACCTAAGCGCTGCCATACTCAGGTTGCAGGAAACGGGCAAAATTGCCCAATTGAAGGAGAAGTGGTGGAAGGAGAAACGCGGGGCTAGTAATTGTGGG gCCCAAAAGTCGGAAAGTGCCGCCACTCCGCTCAATTTGCAAAATGTGGGCGGCGTTTTCCTGGTACTGTTTCTCGGTACTGGGCTTGgattttgcatttcttttgttgaGTTGGCACTTCGTGTGTATTCCACCACGAAAAAGACGGACCAACAGTTTAGGAAAGAACTTATcgaggaaataaaatttttcatacgatttaagaaaaatgtgaAGAGTGTGAAACCGGAGACACATTAG
- the LOC663750 gene encoding protein takeout isoform X1: protein MVRRMKYQVLVLVVALFCTPVVPQSPQTRPSYIKSCDEKNPNFKTCALENANYAIPFIVKGDKQVGIPRLDPLDLPLIEIEHNNFKLSLKDVQVSGLKDIKVTSIDLGRTGFDAVFHIENLNIIGTYDIDGKVLLLTLKGQGPANITAVGGDYHVKAKIEPYQKNDIEYLKFVDPQIDFTLTRAYFNFENILNGNQELGSEINQLLNENWQDVLNDLGAPIKETVTRIIESIVSKILERVPANEIL, encoded by the exons ATGGTTCGCAGGATGAAATATCAGGTTTTGGTTTTAGTGGTCGCGCTTTTTTGCACACCTGTGGTGCCGCAGTCGCCTCAAACTAGAC CGAGTTATATCAAATCCTGTGATGAGAAAAACCCCAATTTCAAAACCTGTGCTTTGGAAAATGCCAATTACGCGATTCCTTTCATAGTCAAAG GTGACAAACAAGTGGGCATTCCGCGATTGGACCCACTTGACTTACCTTTGATCGAAATCGAACACAACAACTTCAAGTTATCCTTGAAAGACGTGCAAGTATCTGGTCTCAAAGACATCAAAGTAACGAGTATAGA TCTTGGGAGAACGGGTTTTGACGCAGTTTTTCACATCGAAAACCTAAACATCATTGGCACTTATGACATCGATGGCAAAGTTTTGCTCTTGACATTAAAGGGTCAAGGCCCGGCGAATATAACAGCAG tcGGAGGTGACTATCACGTCAAAGCCAAAATAGAACCGTACCAGAAAAATGACATCGAGTACTTGAAATTTGTCGATCCCCAGATTGACTTTACCCTAACTCGGGCCTATTtcaactttgaaaatattttaaacggGAACCAAGAGCTAGGTTCGGAAATTAATCAATTGTTGAACGAGAACTGGCAGGACGTTTTGAACGACTTGGGGGCTCCAATCAAAGAAACCGTCACCCGGATTATAGAATCTATCGTTTCGAAAATACTGGAGCGAGTGCCGGCCAATGAAATCCTCTAG
- the LOC663723 gene encoding CG13597-like amine receptor isoform X1, whose translation MHHKTTILVAPALQNSSCTHPRYSQASFLSLLGLGDVLQALIVFLLTVGVLAANVLLIVVINSRRYSKYIHSQPRYLLTSLACNDLAMGLLVTPFAIVPSLRHCWPYGELVCQIQALLRGAISQQSAVILICMAMDRYLCMLHPARYHKHSSKKGCVAIISMTWIMSVTLFSILVLPRGGYYFNPTGMMACEPFYTRASIRILAACGFYFPTTMILMYCYGSAFHVNKLRLKKSGCSTIASPDDYGGTSIEKLVTQERRLSTTASRTMAAMSLGFIVLVTPWTIQEVVAACTGSRAPAALDFLATWLALSNSFWNPFLYWLLNNNFRRISRELLFSRLFCRKSKEPKSHQQHCCSNSSSGAFTHTQGCDLEGLSEKYWGEILERTLSSSSLQALQRAYSHPRMERCNGLQEMKVFDTAVPDL comes from the exons ATGCACCACAAAACCACGATTTTGGTGGCGCCGGCTCTGCAAAACAGCAGCTGTACGCATCCGAGGTATAGCCAGGCGAGCTTTTTGTCCTTGCTGGGCCTTGGGGATGTCCTGCAGGCGCTGATCGTCTTCCTGCTGACGGTGGGGGTCCTCGCTGCGAACGTGCTACTCATCGTCGTGATCAACAGCAGGAGATACTCCAAGTACATTCACTCGCAG CCGCGGTATCTGCTCACGTCCCTGGCGTGTAACGACCTCGCCATGGGTCTGCTGGTGACTCCGTTCGCGATTGTCCCATCGTTGAGGCACTGTTGGCCCTATGGAGAGCTGGTCTGTCAGATCCAG GCTCTGCTCAGAGGGGCTATAAGTCAGCAGTCTGCAGTGATCTTAATATGCATGGCCATGGATAGGTACCTCTGTATGCTCCATCCTGCCCGCTATCACAAGCATTCCAGCAAAAAG GGATGTGTCGCTATCATAAGCATGACGTGGATAATGTCGGTTACTTTGTTCTCGATTTTGGTGCTACCTCGTGGCGGTTACTACTTTAATCCCACGGGAATGATGGCTTGCGAGCCGTTTTATACCCGTGCTTCCATCAGGATCTTGGCCGCGTGCGGATTTTACTTTCCCACAACCATGATTCTGATGTACTGCTACGGGTCCGCTTTCCATGTCAACAAGCTGCGGCTGAAGAAATCAGGATGCAGCACCATCGCCAGTCCCGACGACTACGGGGGGACCAGCATAGAAAAG CTGGTGACTCAGGAGAGACGCCTCAGCACCACAGCGTCCAGGACGATGGCCGCCATGTCCTTAGGGTTCATCGTCCTTGTCACTCCCTGGACCATTCAGGAAGTCGTCGCCGCCTGCACTGGATCCAGAGCCCCCGCCGCTCTGGACTTTTTGGCGACTTGGCTTGCGTTAAGCAACAGCTTCTGGAACCCTTTCCTCTACTGGCTCCTGAATAATAACTTCAGGAGGATCAGCAGGGAGCTCCTATTTAGCAGA CTTTTCTGTCGCAAATCGAAAGAGCCCAAGTCGCACCAGCAGCACTGCTGCAGCAACAGCAGCTCGGGCGCTTTCACGCACACCCAAGGCTGTGATCTCGAAGGCCTCTCCGAGAAGTACTGGGGGGAGATCCTGGAGAGGACTCTGTCGTCCAGCTCGCTCCAGGCCCTCCAGCGCGCCTACTCCCACCCCCGCATGGAGCGCTGCAACGGCCTCCAAGAAATGAAAGTGTTCGATACCGCCGTTCCCGATTTATGA
- the LOC663750 gene encoding uncharacterized protein LOC663750 isoform X2 has product MKHLVVAFATVSCICALSHPDYIKPCHIKKPDFNKCALEHGNYAIPYLVKGDKQRGVPKMNPMKLPLVEVVESNFRLAMKDLSVYGLENSSLTDIKMNQTYLDLTFHADRLMFIGQYEVDGKILFLSLQGSGPCNLTSVGGNFRFVSVLQEYTEGKETFVKFNKPTMDYTLERAYFYLENLLDSGDQQIGIDINRILNENWEDVLKDIDVPLKETVTTVVESVVSKILRNIPAKNIFPD; this is encoded by the exons ATGAAACATTTAGTGGTTGCTTTTGCTACAGTTTCGTGCATTTGTGCATTGTCGCATC CCGATTACATCAAACCGTGCCACATCAAAAAGCccgattttaataaatgtgcGTTGGAACACGGCAATTATGCCATTCCATATCTGGTCAAAg GCGATAAACAACGGGGGGTTCCCAAGATGAATCCGATGAAGCTGCCTTTAGTCGAAGTGGTTGAAAGCAATTTTAGGCTAGCAATGAAAGATTTGAGTGTTTACGGGTTGGAAAACTCAAGTCTGACTGATATTAA AATGAACCAAACCTATCTTGATCTCACGTTCCACGCCGATAGACTAATGTTTATCGGACAGTACGAAGTTGatgggaaaattttatttctgtccCTACAAGGCTCAGGGCCTTGTAATTTAACCTCCG TTGGAGGTAATTTTAGATTTGTTAGCGTTCTACAGGAATATACTGAAGGGAAAGAgacttttgttaaatttaacaaGCCCACCATGGACTACACTCTCGAGAGAGCATATTTTTACCTAGAGAATCTCCTTGATAGTGGGGACCAGCAAATTG GCATTGACATTAATAGAATATTGAATGAGAATTGGGAAGACGTTCTCAAAGACATAGACGTTCCCCTGAAGGAGACCGTGACGACGGTGGTCGAGTCCGTCGTTTCAAAAATCCTCAGAAACATTCCAGCGAAAAACATATTTCCTGATTAA
- the Daao2 gene encoding D-aspartate oxidase, whose product MLSVAVIGAGVIGLPTALAIQEELGPKAEVIIFTDKLSPHTTGDVSAGLWSPYLLQNTPVQQLTKWSKATQDYILKLWKNGDAKTTGISLQLIMALSNKKDYKAPEWLKISLGHSEFTQDRLKYYSQRYGEEFTGGYAFVGFIWEPVRFLPYLEKKFKDRGGQIRMGRVENFAELSHFDVVVNCSGLGARSLVPDPGVRPIRGQIARVRAPWQKHTFMLDTEPGNYVISNEDCVIVGGTHQEDDFNTGIYDNDRDHILTGCRKYLPSLAKAQVIRDQAGLRPGRDQVRLEIEERRIGEKVMKIVHNYGHGGSGVTLSIGCALDAARLVKEAAGLAGQSKL is encoded by the coding sequence ATGTTGTCCGTCGCTGTGATAGGAGCGGGAGTGATCGGCCTCCCTACGGCTTTAGCCATCCAAGAAGAATTGGGTCCGAAAGCTGAAGTCATCATTTTCACCGACAAATTAAGTCCCCACACAACAGGTGACGTTTCAGCCGGCTTATGGTCGCCTTACCTCCTCCAGAACACTCCAGTCCAGCAACTCACAAAATGGTCAAAAGCCACACAGgactacattttaaaattgtggaAGAACGGCGACGCCAAAACTACTGGAATCTCCCTCCAGTTAATAATGGCATTATCGAATAAAAAGGACTACAAAGCGCCTGAATGGCTCAAGATCAGTCTGGGCCACAGCGAGTTTACGCAAGACCGGCTCAAATATTACAGCCAGAGATATGGCGAGGAGTTTACTGGAGGTTACGCTTTCGTGGGGTTCATCTGGGAGCCGGTCAGGTTCCTCCCATATTTGGAGAAAAAGTTCAAGGACCGCGGCGGTCAAATCAGGATGGGGAGAGTCGAAAATTTCGCCGAATTGTCACATTTTGACGTGGTGGTGAACTGCTCGGGGCTCGGAGCGCGCTCTCTCGTCCCTGACCCGGGGGTTCGCCCCATCAGGGGGCAGATCGCCCGAGTCCGGGCCCCGTGGCAGAAGCACACTTTTATGCTCGATACGGAGCCTGGCAACTACGTAATCTCCAACGAGGACTGCGTCATCGTCGGAGGAACGCACCAGGAGGATGACTTCAATACCGGCATCTACGACAATGACCGGGATCACATCCTGACCGGGTGCAGGAAATACCTGCCCTCGCTTGCGAAAGCTCAAGTGATTAGAGATCAGGCCGGTCTGAGGCCGGGCCGTGATCAGGTCCGATTGGAAATTGAGGAGCGGAGAATTGGGGAGAAGGTAATGAAAATTGTGCACAATTATGGGCATGGAGGGAGTGGGGTTACTCTCTCGATTGGATGTGCACTCGATGCTGCGAGACTTGTCAAAGAAGCTGCAGGCTTGGCTGGACAAAGCAAGCTCTAG
- the LOC663738 gene encoding protein takeout has protein sequence MYLPVLLAAFFFSRCSSVALPKYIKLCSGSDPNFDKCGLQSGKEAIKHLVAGEKSLRLLPLSPLKLPFVQLEDRADFQLNITDAEIIGLNKAELIGFHADLDKREVTVVVHLAEILLKGQFHTEGRILILPIKGDGPGSVKAYGGNYTFTFHYNLVDKNGQKYAKIGKNEFKFTIEKAEFAVESLFGDPTIGRETNRFLNENWLEVVKDFEHVIGQTIGSICNNIASIVFERVPYNEIILP, from the exons ATGTATCTTCCAGTCCTCCTAGCTGCATTTTTCTTCAGTCGGTGCAGTTCCGTTGCACTGC CAAAGTACATCAAACTGTGCAGCGGAAGCGACCCAAATTTCGACAAATGCGGTCTTCAGAGCGGCAAAGAGGCCATCAAGCACCTGGTGGCGG GCGAGAAGTCGTTACGTCTGCTGCCTTTATCGCCGCTAAAACTGCCGTTTGTGCAATTGGAGGACCGGGCTGATTTCCAGTTGAACATCACCGATGCGGAAATTATCGGACTCAACAAAGCCGAACTCATTGGATTCCA CGCTGATTTGGACAAACGCGAGGTCACGGTCGTGGTGCATTTGGCGGAGATTCTGCTCAAAGGGCAGTTTCACACCGAGGGGAGAATCCTGATTCTGCCGATCAAGGGAGACGGCCCTGGATCGGTCAAAGCTT ACGGAGGCAATTACACCTTCACTTTCCACTACAATCTAGTCGATAAGAACGGGCAAAAGTACGccaaaattggcaaaaacgaatttaaattcACCATCGAGAAGGCCGAGTTTGCCGTTGAAAGTCTATTCGGGGATCCAACTATTG GTCGGGAGACAAACAGATTTCTTAACGAAAACTGGTTAGAGGTCGTGAAGGATTTTGAACACGTTATTGGCCAGACCATTGGCAGCATCTGCAATAATATTGCCAGCATCGTCTTCGAGAGAGTCCCATACAACGAAATTATTTTACCCTAA